A window of the Diceros bicornis minor isolate mBicDic1 chromosome 12, mDicBic1.mat.cur, whole genome shotgun sequence genome harbors these coding sequences:
- the BMP10 gene encoding bone morphogenetic protein 10 — MGSLALELCALFCLVAHLASGSPIMSLERSPLEEDMPLFDDVFSEQDGVDFNTLLQSMKNEFLKTLNLSDIPMQDSPKVDPPEYMLELYNKFATDRTSMPSANIIRSFKNEDLFSQPASFNGLRKYPLFFNVSIPHHEEVIMAELRLYTLVQRDRMMYDGVDRKITIYEVLEGKGDNEGERNMLVLVSGEIYGTNSEWETFDVTDAIRRWQKSGSSTHQLEVYIESTQDETGDTSRGQLEIDTSAQNKHDPLLVVFSDDQSSEKEGKEELSEMIAHEQFLELDNLGLDGFSSGPGEEALLQMRSNIIYDSTARIRRNAKGNYCKRTPLYIDFKEIGWDSWIIAPPGYEAYECRGVCNYPLAEHLTPTKHAIIQALVHLKNSQKASKACCVPTKLEPISILYLDKGVVTYKFKYEGMAVSECGCR; from the exons ATGGGCTCCCTGGCCTTAGAGCTGTGTGCTCTCTTCTGCCTAGTGGCTCACTTGGCTTCTGGAAGCCCCATCATGAGCCTGGAGCGGTCGCCTCTGGAAGAAGATATGCCCCTCTTCGATGATGTCTTCTCAGAGCAAGATGGTGTTGACTTCAACACCCTGCTGCAGAGCATGAAAAATGAATTTCTCAAGACATTGAACCTGTCTGACATCCCTATGCAGGATTCACCCAAGGTTGACCCGCCAGAGTACATGTTGGAACTCTATAACAAATTTGCAACCGATCGGACCTCCATGCCATCTGCCAACATCATTAGGAGTTTCAAGAATGAAG ATCTCTTTTCCCAACCAGCCAGTTTTAATGGGCTCCGAAAATACCCTCTCTTCTTCAATGTGTCCATTCCTCACCATGAAGAGGTCATCATGGCTGAACTCAGGTTGTACACCCTGGTGCAAAGAGATCGCATGATGTACGATGGAGTGGACCGGAAAATTACCATTTATGAAGTACTAGAGGGCAAAGGGGACAACGAGGGTGAGAGAAACATGCTGGTCTTGGTGTCAGGAGAGATCTATGGGACCAACAGTGAGTGGGAGACTTTTGATGTCACCGATGCCATCAGACGTTGGCAAAAGTCAGGCTCATCCACCCACCAGCTGGAGGTCTACATCGAGAGCACACAGGATGAAACTGGGGACACTAGCAGGGGACAACTGGAAATAGATACCAGTGCCCAGAATAAGCATGACCCTTTGCTTGTCGTGTTTTCTGATGACCAAAGCAgtgagaaggaggggaaggaggaactGAGTGAAATGATTGCCCATGAGcaatttctggagttggacaacCTGGGCCTAGATGGTTTTTCCAGTGGACCTGGGGAAGAGGCATTGCTGCAGATGAGGTCAAACATCATCTACGACTCCACTGCTCGTATCAGAAGGAATGCCAAAGGAAACTACTGCAAGAGGACCCCACTCTACATTGACTTTAAGGAAATTGGCTGGGACTCTTGGATCATTGCCCCACCTGGATACGAAGCCTACGAATGCCGTGGCGTTTGCAACTACCCCCTGGCAGAGCATCTCACACCCACAAAGCATGCAATTATCCAGGCCTTGGTCCACCTCAAGAATTCCCAGAAGGCTTCCAAAGCCTGCTGTGTGCCCACCAAGCTAGAGCCCATCTCCATTCTCTATTTAGACAAAGGTGTCGTCACTTACAAGTTTAAATATGAAGGCATGGCCGTCTCTGAATGTGGCTGTAGATAG